The following coding sequences lie in one Porphyromonas asaccharolytica DSM 20707 genomic window:
- a CDS encoding FimB/Mfa2 family fimbrial subunit translates to MAKKVLLLPLTVLLMALLSSCVYEDLSKCPEPRLRFVYNADGSENVVPNYIRDGQLYIYDESGAVCYTQRLTRRDLAEGIQLPVLTFAQYRVIAWGNVSDHSQIAHSDRLAEADITALPDDKGIYRGTDSLYRAELLLDLRNTLQGEYTVPFSSAHIGLDVVIKGYDTFHPGAGAPQVEILSGGTHYTFVEHPAGIPLPDAHKPFVPYMGHSERDDMYRARFDLFRFTDAEAPVLRLTDSQTGKEIRRIALTDYLKSQGISFDKLQEANLPLLITFTGALDITINPFVWGSINIRPDKYK, encoded by the coding sequence ATGGCAAAGAAAGTACTACTACTTCCCCTCACGGTGCTACTCATGGCGCTACTCTCCTCATGCGTTTATGAGGATCTGAGCAAGTGTCCCGAGCCACGACTGCGCTTCGTCTACAATGCAGACGGCAGCGAAAACGTCGTACCCAACTATATACGGGATGGACAGCTATACATATATGATGAGTCTGGAGCGGTATGCTATACGCAGCGACTCACACGTCGAGACCTAGCCGAGGGGATTCAGCTGCCCGTCTTGACATTCGCTCAGTACCGAGTTATCGCTTGGGGCAACGTCTCCGACCACTCGCAGATAGCTCACTCCGACAGACTCGCGGAGGCAGACATCACAGCCTTGCCTGACGACAAAGGCATCTACCGAGGCACCGACTCACTCTACCGTGCTGAGCTTTTGCTCGACCTGCGCAACACACTGCAAGGCGAGTACACCGTACCCTTCTCATCGGCTCATATAGGGCTAGATGTAGTCATCAAGGGTTATGACACATTCCACCCCGGTGCAGGGGCGCCACAGGTAGAGATCCTATCGGGCGGTACGCACTACACCTTCGTCGAGCACCCCGCTGGCATACCTTTGCCCGATGCTCACAAACCATTCGTCCCCTATATGGGGCACTCCGAGCGTGACGACATGTATCGCGCACGCTTCGACCTCTTCCGCTTCACCGATGCCGAGGCGCCCGTGCTGCGACTCACCGACAGCCAGACCGGCAAAGAGATACGACGCATTGCACTCACCGACTACCTCAAGAGCCAAGGCATCTCCTTCGACAAGCTTCAAGAGGCCAACCTCCCCCTACTGATTACCTTCACAGGCGCACTAGATATAACGATTAACCCATTCGTATGGGGTAGCATCAACATCCGTCCTGACAAATATAAATAG
- a CDS encoding fimbrial protein translates to MTRLTTYTIHIISGLLLALLTAGCVADRNVSDCITEGDEVELEFALKVPALETSLRQLTLQQESEVKSVRVLVFNTKDASDNDLAEDQETFAYEAQVTTTNLTPDAEGVTRIVCKLLATEKPMRIVCIANHNVPDGILTVGTAKKTILENNDGMKKPFTQQGWKTDGSQPIPMWGESDKQPVKPTTKFNSCTKLAYGNATQNRNNDGVIHLVRALARVDVGVNFEADPSSEKPVAGGTDFKIMSVRVYRYATSMYVAGTQETAFNFDNGRRNALPHTPADVATAADANPLVFTAAAKDAKSYVRNIYIPEIENKTKTKAQRICLVIGGDYNKSGKQTYYRVDFIRTEEDASGKKTTEQLDILRNYRYRFNITKVAGPGTNSPEEALITEPVNIAYDCLVWDDADIDKIVYDGQYYLAVSKDKFDFGRSEGNEPFTVRTNWPEGYKIVDKDGKEWPKAATDLQGTDKWAYISPTGSQKLVNEDMTSTVNVLANPGAPRTIAPTELFVQAGRIKWPLKINQSNEIAVYIRLYEQVGGKRVPTNLLEIKKGETKIVEVEYTPGANLERRVTDAGSQFLWERTDDGSVSGKAVYKITPDESRIDEETFNLIAAARFIADLDGRAANADLTVMLQVYNAIPYRFGDLHLNMINSTENGYVLDNREQSFYIKANAPYQLIITSIQTSPNDIQSFQDKVVKGWNARSNKLVHESVGHLSGDRISFTPYDYTFGETGITPGDVTIAKITFNIVPTDPQKTFETKQFTILLASSIIQPTANCYIIKRGAKLPILIPVSEQILKAAEWYEQFEDVMEATVKQRANGASGDVNGFDKNVINKYLADEASRLTRLEATDDNWEIDCLWSTIDHTGGGPGLTFKKVQIEGFGKRNYMSVAVDPNSDDIGSAVLVVRRPGNDGEILWSWHIWVVDNYPWEPLQGSKSPLPFMNRNLGARYQKTDKSPIYDPNQAGMYYQFGRKDPFHPYNKASGEGVKLYQNTNLIFDNPAMQKSTISYQKRIKRLPQHNMQTLFEMSDLKRFWRMKDFVRDPSGMGFFDSSFSNSMEWGPWEFRNEAGNTAWQGTTAVTTYMEVSRRICKNKTIKTPFDPSPYGWKVPAVGLESNYADSRGFYPAASGCFPQGDSRKLEWIKDTDKYSAYSVSTRINVRDINPGIQYDYSTRIMNYNMLRGTSTNPSAAIPVRCRVNENELDYKAFTEEGFFQRRR, encoded by the coding sequence ATGACACGTCTGACTACATATACCATTCATATCATTAGCGGCTTGCTGCTCGCTCTGCTCACCGCAGGGTGCGTCGCCGACCGCAACGTGAGCGACTGCATCACTGAGGGCGATGAGGTCGAGCTCGAGTTCGCACTCAAAGTGCCAGCACTAGAGACCTCCCTCCGTCAGCTCACCCTACAGCAGGAGAGCGAAGTCAAAAGCGTACGAGTATTAGTCTTCAACACCAAAGACGCTTCAGACAATGACCTCGCCGAGGATCAGGAGACCTTTGCCTACGAGGCACAAGTCACCACGACCAACTTGACACCCGATGCTGAGGGCGTCACGCGTATCGTCTGTAAGCTCCTAGCTACGGAGAAGCCGATGCGCATCGTCTGTATCGCCAACCACAACGTTCCCGATGGCATTCTCACCGTGGGCACTGCCAAGAAGACCATTCTTGAGAACAATGATGGAATGAAGAAGCCCTTCACACAGCAAGGCTGGAAGACCGACGGCTCGCAACCCATCCCTATGTGGGGTGAGAGCGACAAGCAGCCCGTCAAACCCACCACCAAGTTCAACAGCTGCACCAAGCTCGCTTATGGTAATGCCACTCAGAACAGAAACAACGATGGGGTCATCCACCTCGTTCGTGCGCTAGCTCGTGTCGACGTCGGCGTCAACTTTGAAGCGGATCCCTCCAGCGAGAAGCCCGTTGCAGGTGGCACAGACTTCAAGATCATGTCGGTACGCGTCTACCGCTACGCCACCTCTATGTACGTAGCAGGTACGCAGGAGACCGCTTTCAACTTTGACAATGGGCGTCGCAACGCACTGCCCCATACACCCGCTGATGTCGCCACTGCTGCCGATGCTAATCCGCTCGTCTTCACCGCTGCCGCAAAAGATGCCAAGAGTTATGTACGTAACATCTACATCCCCGAGATTGAGAACAAGACCAAGACAAAGGCTCAGCGCATCTGCCTCGTCATCGGTGGAGACTATAATAAGAGTGGCAAGCAGACTTACTACCGTGTCGACTTCATACGTACTGAGGAAGACGCTTCTGGCAAGAAGACCACCGAGCAGCTAGACATCTTGCGTAACTACCGCTACCGCTTCAACATCACCAAGGTAGCTGGTCCTGGTACAAACAGCCCCGAGGAGGCGCTCATCACCGAGCCGGTCAACATCGCTTACGACTGTCTCGTATGGGACGATGCCGACATCGACAAGATCGTTTACGACGGACAGTACTACCTAGCGGTCTCCAAGGATAAGTTCGATTTTGGTAGGAGTGAGGGCAACGAACCCTTTACCGTGCGTACCAACTGGCCCGAGGGCTACAAGATCGTCGACAAGGACGGCAAGGAGTGGCCTAAGGCTGCCACAGATCTGCAGGGTACTGACAAGTGGGCATACATCTCTCCCACGGGCAGTCAGAAGTTAGTCAACGAAGACATGACCAGTACGGTCAACGTCCTCGCCAACCCGGGTGCCCCTCGCACCATCGCTCCCACAGAGCTCTTCGTCCAGGCCGGTCGCATCAAGTGGCCCCTCAAAATCAACCAATCCAATGAAATAGCCGTCTATATCAGGCTCTACGAGCAAGTGGGTGGGAAGCGTGTACCCACCAATCTGCTAGAGATTAAAAAGGGCGAAACCAAAATAGTTGAAGTTGAGTACACGCCCGGAGCTAACTTAGAACGCCGTGTAACCGATGCGGGTTCTCAATTCTTATGGGAGCGAACAGACGATGGCTCTGTTTCCGGAAAGGCCGTTTATAAAATTACGCCCGATGAAAGTCGCATTGACGAGGAGACGTTTAATCTTATTGCGGCGGCACGCTTCATAGCCGACTTGGACGGAAGGGCCGCCAATGCAGACCTAACCGTTATGCTGCAGGTATATAACGCCATTCCCTATAGATTTGGAGATTTGCATTTGAACATGATCAATTCTACTGAAAATGGCTACGTGTTGGACAACAGAGAGCAAAGCTTCTACATCAAAGCAAATGCTCCCTACCAGCTGATTATTACGTCTATACAAACGAGCCCGAATGATATACAGAGTTTCCAAGATAAAGTGGTAAAGGGTTGGAATGCACGTTCCAATAAACTAGTGCATGAAAGTGTGGGACACCTTTCTGGAGATCGCATTAGTTTTACTCCCTACGACTATACATTCGGGGAAACCGGTATTACTCCTGGAGATGTAACTATTGCGAAGATTACTTTCAACATTGTACCTACAGATCCACAAAAGACATTTGAAACAAAGCAATTTACAATTCTCCTCGCTTCTAGTATTATTCAGCCTACGGCTAACTGCTACATTATCAAGAGGGGAGCTAAACTACCCATTTTGATTCCGGTTTCGGAGCAGATTCTAAAAGCTGCTGAGTGGTATGAGCAGTTTGAAGATGTTATGGAGGCAACCGTAAAGCAACGTGCGAATGGTGCTTCAGGGGATGTCAATGGATTCGATAAAAACGTAATCAATAAATATTTAGCTGACGAAGCTTCAAGGTTGACGCGTTTGGAAGCCACTGATGATAATTGGGAAATTGACTGTCTTTGGTCTACTATCGACCATACCGGAGGGGGACCTGGATTAACATTCAAGAAGGTTCAGATTGAAGGCTTCGGAAAAAGAAACTATATGTCTGTGGCCGTAGATCCCAATTCAGATGACATAGGGAGTGCTGTGCTCGTGGTGAGACGTCCAGGCAATGACGGTGAAATCTTATGGAGTTGGCATATTTGGGTAGTGGATAACTATCCTTGGGAACCGTTACAAGGATCAAAGTCACCGCTGCCCTTTATGAATAGGAACTTGGGGGCACGTTATCAGAAAACGGACAAAAGTCCTATTTATGACCCCAACCAAGCCGGTATGTACTATCAGTTTGGTCGTAAAGATCCGTTCCATCCTTACAATAAGGCTTCGGGTGAGGGTGTTAAGTTGTACCAGAATACAAACCTGATTTTTGACAACCCAGCAATGCAAAAATCAACAATATCATACCAAAAGAGGATTAAGCGTTTGCCCCAACACAACATGCAGACTCTCTTTGAGATGAGTGACCTAAAACGTTTCTGGCGTATGAAGGACTTTGTGCGAGACCCTTCCGGTATGGGCTTCTTTGATAGTTCATTCTCTAATTCGATGGAGTGGGGTCCTTGGGAGTTCCGTAACGAAGCTGGTAATACGGCTTGGCAAGGAACAACTGCTGTGACCACCTATATGGAAGTATCGCGTCGGATATGCAAGAATAAAACTATTAAAACACCTTTCGACCCCTCTCCTTACGGATGGAAGGTGCCTGCAGTAGGGCTCGAATCCAATTATGCGGATTCACGAGGCTTCTATCCCGCGGCTTCTGGTTGCTTTCCACAAGGGGATAGCCGTAAGCTTGAATGGATAAAGGATACTGATAAATATTCTGCATACTCCGTATCCACCCGTATTAACGTGCGGGATATTAATCCCGGAATTCAATATGATTATAGTACAAGGATAATGAACTATAATATGTTGAGGGGTACGAGTACGAATCCGTCGGCGGCTATACCGGTGCGTTGCCGTGTGAATGAAAATGAGTTGGATTACAAGGCGTTTACAGAGGAAGGCTTCTTTCAACGTCGTCGCTAA
- the pyrE gene encoding orotate phosphoribosyltransferase — MTSKVSDQQCTIAQSVAHRLLAIQAVELRPDAPFTWASGWLSPIYCDNRKTLSYPEHRSYIKQAFALQVSDRYPDAEVVAGVATGAISWGALVADELGLPFVYVRSSAKDHGKQNLIEGYLPEGARVVVIEDLISTGGSSMKAVEALQAAGAQVEGLMAVYTHGFAEAEDLFAKAGVEMRTLTDYNEVIRQAVSAGYVSEHDLEMLAQWRENPSQWGR, encoded by the coding sequence ATGACATCAAAAGTTTCAGATCAGCAGTGTACTATCGCGCAGTCGGTAGCTCATCGTTTGCTCGCTATCCAGGCTGTCGAGCTGCGTCCAGACGCACCCTTTACGTGGGCTTCTGGGTGGCTTAGCCCTATTTACTGTGACAACCGCAAGACGCTCTCTTACCCCGAGCATCGCAGCTATATCAAGCAGGCCTTTGCACTTCAGGTGAGCGACCGTTACCCAGATGCTGAGGTGGTGGCTGGTGTTGCCACGGGTGCTATCTCGTGGGGAGCCTTGGTTGCAGACGAGCTGGGGCTGCCCTTCGTCTATGTACGCTCCTCGGCTAAGGATCATGGCAAGCAAAACCTCATCGAGGGCTATCTACCCGAGGGAGCTCGTGTCGTAGTCATCGAGGATCTGATCTCTACGGGCGGCAGCAGTATGAAGGCTGTCGAGGCACTGCAAGCAGCAGGCGCGCAGGTCGAGGGACTCATGGCGGTCTATACGCATGGCTTCGCTGAGGCCGAGGATCTCTTCGCCAAGGCAGGCGTAGAGATGCGCACCCTGACCGATTACAACGAAGTAATTCGCCAAGCGGTCTCTGCTGGTTACGTCTCTGAGCATGACCTAGAGATGCTTGCTCAGTGGCGCGAGAACCCGAGTCAGTGGGGACGCTAG
- a CDS encoding putative porin: MSKLVRYLLSLLVLWSLLATVVRAQSRYDYDIPLPAFDKDPNELIYRGETLHSYLINPYTGALYAARPDTLSTLFHDQVKAESRSIVMAYLGNLRSPWVDMDYFNRWRPQHRFLYDQTLSGFVWDESNRLFYRTKTPFSKLFYQRNGDAQRREEQFDATIAFNLSKRIAMGADFNYTYSPGYYIGNRTKGCDYRLFATLTLDRYEAYLTGGGNFARITENGGILEDAYVNDPTRGNSGRRNLESHEIPVRQAEHVWNGIDDAHFFLSHRYNFGSYRPRSASDSLTIFGERRTEADTMRFVPIASVGHILSFRQGVHQYVNRNQTSWDQYPNHYSYMHKGPSGALDSLYVLPEDSTRRWQLDNSFVLSLREGFRSWVKFGLEAYVRLENKYYYNPDSLYQERPGHSTMDVVVGGRIARTSGHLLNFDAQLESTLLGENIGSILAQGGISTSFRLWSFPVGLRAWGNFENRRPDYFIRHFHGTFHRWDRDFGYERRLAFGGRLTLDKLGTSLSVETATLQNQLYWTSQGIVEQCADPIQILSARLQHGYKWGWLAWRLQALYQLSTRQEVIPLPTLSLYGALYTDFFYARVLRIMLGVDCRWHTRYYAPYYEPAVMQFVNQTETKYGNFPHLNAFVSFQLKRARFFVEYYNLGDLFISPSERFSAAHYPINPPAVRLGVSLDLNK; this comes from the coding sequence ATGAGCAAGCTAGTCCGATACCTTCTCAGCCTCCTCGTCTTGTGGAGTCTCTTGGCGACAGTCGTTAGGGCGCAGTCGCGCTACGATTACGACATACCGCTGCCAGCCTTTGACAAAGATCCTAACGAACTCATCTATCGTGGCGAGACGCTCCACAGCTATCTGATCAACCCCTACACGGGAGCGCTCTATGCAGCACGTCCCGACACGCTCAGCACGCTCTTTCACGATCAGGTCAAAGCAGAGAGTCGCTCCATCGTGATGGCTTACCTAGGCAACTTGCGCTCTCCGTGGGTTGACATGGACTACTTCAACCGATGGCGTCCGCAGCATCGATTCCTCTACGATCAGACGCTCTCGGGCTTCGTATGGGACGAGTCTAATAGGCTTTTCTATCGCACGAAGACCCCTTTCTCCAAGCTCTTCTATCAGCGCAATGGAGATGCCCAGAGACGCGAAGAGCAGTTTGACGCAACGATCGCCTTCAACCTCAGCAAGCGGATAGCGATGGGAGCCGACTTCAACTACACCTACTCGCCAGGCTACTACATAGGCAATCGCACCAAGGGCTGTGACTATCGGCTCTTTGCGACGCTGACCCTAGACCGCTACGAGGCGTACCTCACGGGCGGGGGCAACTTCGCACGTATCACGGAGAATGGCGGTATCCTCGAGGATGCCTATGTCAATGATCCTACACGGGGCAACTCCGGCAGGCGCAATCTAGAGAGTCACGAGATACCCGTTCGTCAGGCAGAGCACGTCTGGAACGGTATCGACGATGCTCACTTCTTCCTCTCGCATCGCTACAACTTCGGCTCCTATCGGCCTCGCAGTGCTAGCGACTCGCTGACTATCTTTGGCGAGCGCCGCACCGAAGCCGATACGATGCGCTTTGTGCCGATAGCTAGTGTGGGGCATATCTTGAGCTTCAGACAAGGCGTTCACCAGTATGTGAACCGCAACCAAACCTCCTGGGACCAGTACCCCAACCACTACTCCTATATGCACAAAGGTCCCTCGGGGGCGCTTGACTCGCTCTACGTCTTGCCCGAGGATAGTACCCGACGGTGGCAGCTGGACAATAGCTTCGTCCTCTCGCTCCGTGAAGGTTTCAGATCGTGGGTCAAGTTTGGTCTAGAGGCTTATGTGCGACTGGAAAACAAATACTACTACAACCCCGACTCGCTCTATCAGGAGCGACCTGGGCACAGCACCATGGACGTGGTCGTGGGGGGACGCATAGCACGTACCTCGGGACACTTGCTCAACTTCGATGCACAGCTCGAGAGTACCCTCCTAGGCGAAAACATCGGCTCCATACTGGCGCAAGGCGGTATCAGCACTTCGTTCCGTCTCTGGAGCTTCCCCGTAGGATTGCGTGCCTGGGGCAACTTTGAGAATCGCCGCCCGGACTACTTCATACGGCACTTCCACGGCACCTTCCACCGCTGGGACAGAGACTTCGGCTATGAGCGTCGGCTAGCCTTCGGTGGGCGACTCACACTCGACAAACTAGGCACTTCGCTGAGTGTCGAGACCGCCACCCTGCAGAACCAGCTCTACTGGACTTCGCAAGGGATCGTCGAACAGTGTGCTGACCCGATACAGATCCTCTCGGCACGCCTGCAGCACGGCTACAAGTGGGGCTGGCTCGCCTGGAGACTACAAGCTCTCTACCAGCTCTCCACACGTCAGGAGGTGATACCCCTGCCTACGCTGAGTCTCTACGGGGCGCTCTACACAGACTTCTTTTACGCTCGTGTCTTACGCATCATGCTGGGCGTGGACTGTCGCTGGCATACACGATACTACGCGCCTTACTATGAGCCTGCTGTCATGCAGTTTGTCAATCAGACGGAAACGAAGTATGGCAACTTCCCCCACTTGAATGCTTTCGTCAGCTTTCAGCTCAAGCGGGCGCGCTTCTTTGTCGAGTACTACAACCTCGGCGATCTCTTTATCTCTCCCTCGGAGCGCTTCTCCGCAGCGCACTACCCAATCAATCCGCCCGCTGTCCGCCTCGGTGTCTCGCTCGATCTAAACAAGTAG
- a CDS encoding cation:proton antiporter translates to MNTQQRQQAWWLYGGLMIIFVALLWWVAATDQAMSGSSEALVTAPVATTESLSELPQGAATLSPAGEASPWQSFVASVRAHAASDIGLLLIQLVVILLVVRVVGWLFARLRQPTVIGEILAGILLGPSLLGAVWPEAMETLFPVHSLGNLELLSQFGLILFMFTIGMELRMKDLKGQAQQAFIISQSGIIFPFILGIILTYSLYSRPELLSEGSSFLSLALFVGISLSITAFPVLARIIQERSLSHSHLGRLALSTAAMGDIVAWLMLAAIMAVSQGGSFTSALYNMLFLALYLAVIFGILRPLFGLLGRRVRHREVLSKSLMGLIFILLMASAYFTEIMSMHALFGAFMLGLIMPENLDFRVIVKEKVEDLALLLLLPLFFVSSGLRTELGLVNTPQLWGLFGIFTLVAVVGKMGGTYLAARSCGIQSRESLYLGAYMNTRGLMELVVLRIGLDLGVLSTVLFTILVMMTLVTTIMTAPTLQLIDWLLKKKKTPQSLEHATGQVLISFGRAETGVTLLEFFHRLCGGTSPQVACTLMHVTTDTDISTIDADHYYASSFAAPMEMAKQLDLSVERKYEIAESVPEAVLSHANHIQSNLLLLGASVNLSQDKKDRDLVAYSDKLTRRWKVVTGRRRQAKKEQSSHSFEEIIATFAHEAPCSVGIYVDNGQTPIAHPLVLMQRPEDRELLLVAEQVSERADSPITLMPLSSHLAKPETELTDRVSWSRETFAEQVDLSAYDFALIAYDAWAALTPAQQELLQQLPSYLILDIDEATIELPTIHRPTTGAVSYLGKVS, encoded by the coding sequence ATGAATACACAACAACGACAGCAAGCGTGGTGGCTCTACGGCGGGCTAATGATCATCTTTGTGGCGCTCTTGTGGTGGGTCGCTGCTACTGACCAAGCTATGAGTGGCTCCTCGGAGGCTCTCGTCACGGCTCCTGTAGCTACGACTGAGTCCCTAAGCGAACTTCCCCAGGGGGCTGCGACCCTTTCGCCTGCGGGAGAGGCTTCACCGTGGCAATCGTTTGTCGCTTCGGTGCGCGCTCATGCCGCCTCAGACATAGGGCTGCTGCTGATCCAGTTGGTCGTCATCCTGCTCGTGGTGCGTGTCGTGGGGTGGCTCTTCGCACGGCTGCGACAGCCGACGGTCATTGGGGAGATCCTTGCTGGTATACTGCTCGGTCCGAGCTTGCTGGGAGCCGTATGGCCTGAAGCGATGGAGACGCTCTTCCCTGTACACAGCTTGGGCAATCTAGAGCTACTCAGTCAGTTCGGACTGATCCTCTTTATGTTTACCATAGGTATGGAGCTGCGTATGAAAGACCTCAAGGGGCAGGCGCAGCAAGCTTTCATCATCAGTCAGTCGGGGATCATCTTTCCCTTTATCCTGGGCATCATCCTCACTTATAGCCTTTACAGTCGCCCAGAGCTGCTGAGCGAGGGGAGCAGCTTCTTGTCGCTCGCCCTCTTTGTGGGCATCTCGCTCAGCATCACCGCCTTCCCTGTCTTGGCGCGTATCATCCAGGAGCGCTCGCTCTCGCATAGTCACCTAGGACGCTTGGCGCTCTCGACCGCAGCCATGGGAGACATCGTGGCGTGGCTTATGCTGGCGGCCATTATGGCGGTCAGCCAAGGGGGGAGCTTCACGAGTGCCCTCTACAATATGCTCTTCCTGGCGCTCTACTTGGCGGTCATCTTTGGTATTTTGCGACCACTCTTCGGACTCCTCGGGCGACGTGTGAGACATCGTGAGGTACTCTCCAAGTCGCTCATGGGGCTCATCTTCATCCTCCTCATGGCGAGCGCCTACTTCACCGAAATCATGAGTATGCACGCCCTCTTTGGAGCCTTCATGCTGGGGCTTATCATGCCAGAGAACCTAGACTTCCGAGTGATTGTCAAGGAGAAAGTCGAGGACCTTGCCCTCTTGCTCCTCCTGCCACTTTTCTTCGTTAGCTCAGGATTGCGCACGGAGCTGGGCTTGGTCAATACGCCTCAGCTGTGGGGCCTCTTTGGGATCTTCACACTCGTGGCGGTTGTCGGCAAAATGGGCGGCACCTACTTAGCAGCGCGAAGCTGCGGCATACAAAGTCGCGAAAGCCTTTATCTAGGTGCTTATATGAACACCCGAGGGCTGATGGAGCTGGTTGTACTGCGTATCGGACTCGACCTAGGAGTCCTCTCGACGGTCCTCTTTACGATCCTCGTGATGATGACACTCGTGACGACGATCATGACCGCTCCGACGCTGCAGCTGATCGACTGGCTCCTCAAGAAGAAGAAAACACCGCAGAGCTTGGAGCATGCGACAGGTCAAGTGCTCATCTCCTTCGGTCGTGCCGAGACGGGCGTCACGCTCCTTGAGTTCTTCCATAGGCTCTGTGGCGGCACCTCTCCACAGGTAGCTTGTACGCTGATGCACGTTACCACCGATACAGACATTAGCACGATCGATGCGGATCACTACTATGCCAGTAGCTTTGCCGCGCCGATGGAGATGGCCAAGCAGCTAGACCTCTCCGTGGAGCGTAAGTATGAGATCGCGGAGTCGGTCCCTGAGGCGGTTCTCTCGCACGCTAATCATATCCAGAGCAACCTGCTGCTCCTCGGGGCGAGTGTCAACCTCTCACAAGACAAGAAAGATCGCGACCTGGTCGCTTATAGCGATAAGCTCACCCGTCGGTGGAAAGTTGTGACTGGTCGCCGTCGTCAAGCGAAGAAAGAGCAGAGCTCGCACTCCTTTGAGGAGATTATCGCCACCTTTGCTCATGAAGCGCCTTGCTCGGTCGGTATCTATGTGGACAATGGTCAGACCCCGATAGCGCATCCGCTCGTGCTGATGCAGCGACCTGAGGATCGGGAGCTACTACTCGTTGCCGAGCAGGTGTCAGAGCGTGCCGATAGCCCGATCACGCTGATGCCGCTCTCGTCACATCTCGCCAAGCCTGAGACAGAGCTGACGGATCGTGTGTCGTGGAGCCGAGAGACCTTTGCTGAGCAGGTCGATCTGAGTGCTTACGACTTCGCGCTCATTGCTTACGATGCGTGGGCAGCCCTCACGCCAGCACAGCAAGAGCTACTCCAGCAGTTGCCCTCTTACCTCATTCTAGACATTGACGAGGCGACCATCGAGTTGCCGACGATACATCGTCCTACTACGGGAGCCGTCTCTTATCTTGGTAAAGTATCTTAA